A single window of Rhipicephalus microplus isolate Deutch F79 chromosome 5, USDA_Rmic, whole genome shotgun sequence DNA harbors:
- the LOC119185842 gene encoding complement inhibitor CirpT1 produces MNFNAGLLVITAILGITLLQPTETTSGETFVEVVDGKCVYQNITLEHHQSIQFESPCQAWFCNADFHKIYFGGCTPNPSLENCVEVNGNGTYPDCCPRLVCEGQSRG; encoded by the exons ATGAACTTCAATGCTGGGTTACTGGTTATTACTGCCATATTGGGCATCACACTCTTGCAACCTACTGAAACGACAAGCGGAGAAACATTTGTAGAAGTGGTTGATG GCAAATGCGTCTACCAGAACATAACCCTAGAACACCACCAAAGCATACAGTTCGAATCACCTTGCCAAGCTTGGTTCTGCAACGCAGATTTTCATAAAATATACTTCGGAGG ATGTACACCCAATCCTTCGCTAGAGAACTGCGTTGAGGTCAATGGCAACGGAACTTACCCGGACTGCTGCCCCCGTCTAGTTTGCGAAGGGCAAAGCAGAGGATGA